The Halalkalibacter krulwichiae genome has a segment encoding these proteins:
- the lepB gene encoding signal peptidase I translates to MRSRTISYLKWGNILVLALVFAISINIFLVQPYIVSGSSMEPTLAGEDFLETDKVGDRILVFKSAYILGNVPEYGEMVIIDSRVDHTRTIKDQLLDSPILSFFSNSRNKGNIWIKRVIGEAGDTIEFKDGSIYRNGDILMEDYIKEEMLVENEKFVIPKEHVFVMGDNRNNSSDSREIGPVPIENVVGKVILRFYPFERIGIL, encoded by the coding sequence ATGAGGAGTAGAACGATTTCTTATTTAAAATGGGGGAATATCCTTGTTTTAGCGTTGGTATTTGCCATTTCAATTAATATTTTCTTAGTTCAACCATATATAGTAAGTGGAAGTTCAATGGAACCAACTTTAGCTGGAGAAGATTTCCTTGAAACTGATAAAGTCGGCGATCGTATTCTTGTTTTTAAGAGCGCATACATATTAGGGAACGTACCAGAATACGGAGAAATGGTTATTATAGATAGTAGAGTTGATCATACAAGAACAATAAAAGATCAGTTATTAGACAGCCCCATTCTTTCATTCTTTTCAAACAGCCGAAATAAAGGTAATATATGGATCAAACGAGTAATCGGTGAAGCAGGAGATACGATTGAGTTTAAAGACGGTAGTATTTATCGTAACGGAGATATATTAATGGAGGACTATATTAAAGAAGAGATGCTTGTTGAAAATGAGAAGTTTGTGATACCAAAAGAACATGTTTTTGTAATGGGAGATAACAGGAATAATAGCTCTGACAGCAGGGAAATTGGTCCTGTACCTATTGAGAATGTTGTAGGGAAGGTAATATTGAGATTCTACCCATTCGAGAGAATAGGAATCTTATAA